The following are encoded together in the Chlorocebus sabaeus isolate Y175 chromosome 20, mChlSab1.0.hap1, whole genome shotgun sequence genome:
- the NPPB gene encoding natriuretic peptides B, which translates to MDPQTAPSRVLLLLLFLHLTLPGGRSHPLGSPGSASDLETSELQEQRNHLQGKLSELQVEQTSLEPLQESPRPTGVWKAQEAVTEGIRGHRKMVLYTLRAPRSPKMVRGSGCFGRKMDRISSSSGLGCKVLRRH; encoded by the exons ATGGATCCCCAGACAGCACCTTCCCGGGTGCTCCTGCTTCTGCTCTTCTTGCACCTGACTCTCCCGGGAGGTCGTTCCCACCCGCTGGGCAGCCCCGGTTCGGCCTCGGACTTGGAAACGTCTGAGTTACAG GAGCAGCGCAACCATTTGCAAGGCAAACTCTCAGAGCTGCAGGTGGAGCAGACATCCCTGGAGCCCCTCCAGGAGAGCCCCCGTCCCACAGGCGTCTGGAAGGCCCAGGAGGCAGTCACTGAGGGCATCCGTGGCCACCGCAAAATGGTCCTCTACACCCTGCGGGCACCGCGAAGCCCCAAGATGGTGCGAGGGTCTGGCTGCTTTGGGAGGAAGATGGACAGGATCAGCTCCTCCAGCGGCCTGGGCTGCAAAG TGCTGAGGCGACATTAA